One Nitrospinota bacterium DNA window includes the following coding sequences:
- a CDS encoding type II toxin-antitoxin system prevent-host-death family antitoxin, with protein MATVGSYEAKTHLPELIERAAKGEKITITRRGVAVAVLAPVNPARATPLRETIGQLKLFRKERKLKGLSIRRMIEEGRR; from the coding sequence ATGGCGACAGTCGGATCCTATGAAGCCAAGACACATCTTCCCGAATTGATCGAGCGCGCCGCCAAAGGGGAGAAGATAACGATCACAAGGCGCGGGGTGGCGGTGGCGGTTTTGGCCCCGGTCAATCCGGCCCGCGCAACGCCTTTGCGGGAAACCATCGGCCAGTTGAAGCTGTTCCGCAAGGAGCGCAAACTCAAGGGGCTTTCGATCCGGCGGATGATAGAGGAAGGAAGGCGGTGA